From a single Entelurus aequoreus isolate RoL-2023_Sb linkage group LG12, RoL_Eaeq_v1.1, whole genome shotgun sequence genomic region:
- the LOC133661504 gene encoding uncharacterized protein LOC133661504, producing MMAARSESDSDRDSDDFSINLSEDERFVDEESASEGLVGSGSDSDREEAVRGIEPYRFEPDADEDGQEDAAAIDAGGAHDIDRLENTEWCTCQNCVNMETVAECVCCSEIEAVTRTMEEEGVKTCIIDHHGFPSVCLDEWVLQTAYNAYKQQYGMLQQQQNERRRHTAYRQFVRFCWGYLGKDIRVVLPACVVHKIRTTFPSMDYTGFQDVQ from the exons atgatggccgccagatctgagagcgattctgaccgagatagcgacgatttctccattaatttgagcgaggatgaaagatttgtggatgaggaaagtgcaagtgaaggactagtggggagtggaagcgattcagatagggaagaagctgtgagagggatagagccatatcgctttgaacccgacgctgatgaagacggtcaggaggacgctgctgctattgatgctggaggagcacacgacatagatcgccttgagaatacagaatg gtgtacatgtcaaaactgtgtgaacatggagacagtggctgagtgtgtctgctgtagtgaaatagaggcagtgaccagaacgatggaggaggagggggtgaagacgtgcatcatagaccaccatggctttccatctgtgtgtctggatgaatgggtgctgcagacagcgtataacgcctacaaacagcaatatggcatgctgcagcaacagcaaaatga gcggagacgacacacagcctatcgacagtttgtccgcttctgctggggatatctgggaaaggacataagggtggtactaccagcttgtgtagtacataagattaggacaacattcccatcgatggactacacggggttccaagacgtgcagtga